In one window of Paraflavitalea soli DNA:
- a CDS encoding ATP-binding protein, with the protein MSGKRIIFYIIGPFIAGTLILAYLQYNSTRQVNALVTNNKKLLDEFQITKNLLDAAKSKVVIERKIRGFIETGDTTYLSGLQSEFNEIQAAQDFLRTISDDSVSVALISELNKSIQLKVDLFRNILHAYRLHGIKAAEDTINANLPEWVSYDIEKNERKISDARGRQLAAITGGVQRSGQKAIQFSYIVMALVLLAAALVFLYIIYIIRKLIRSEKMLRDTARIKENFLANMSHEIRTPMNAIVGFTQLLGQKNLDSDAKHYVQTIERSGENLLAIVNDILDISKIEAGMMRIEHVPFSLRGLIDSIETMVQPRAASKGIQLQVEIDNTIPDILEGDPVRLTQILNNLLGNALKFTEAGTVSLKVAVEEHHDNTVKIRLAVSDTGIGIEPQKLKHIFGRFEQADDTITRQYGGTGLGLSIVRDLVELQGGTIEVESNPGSGTVFYAVIPYIISTSQIVDNLAAARSPLPGTPASNVVVLITEDNEFNQSLLMHIFRNWNLPFEIANNGFEAIEKLKTKKYDLVLMDIQMPVMDGYTAARKIRNELKLDVPIIAMTAHAMPGEKEKCLSYGMNDYLAKPVKQELLSALISKFTSFVPSEVKEEAPESETTSNAYQYISLQYLQDVSAGNKVYEKEATRKFLHAIPLEMEALELAVSAQNEPKAKAIAHNLRTTISVMGLNELLNPLLDEVEYCKGDWQRLKHIVEAIQEICYKALAEAKQFHTSLS; encoded by the coding sequence ATGTCAGGCAAACGGATCATATTCTACATCATTGGGCCTTTTATCGCCGGAACCCTTATCCTGGCTTATCTACAGTACAATTCAACAAGGCAGGTCAATGCCCTCGTTACCAACAATAAGAAACTCCTGGATGAATTCCAGATCACCAAAAACCTGCTGGATGCCGCTAAAAGCAAAGTGGTTATCGAAAGAAAGATCCGCGGATTTATTGAAACCGGCGATACCACCTATCTATCAGGCCTGCAAAGCGAGTTTAATGAGATACAGGCAGCCCAGGATTTCCTGCGTACCATCTCCGATGACTCCGTGAGCGTAGCCCTGATCAGTGAGCTGAACAAATCCATCCAGCTAAAGGTCGATCTGTTCCGGAATATCCTGCACGCTTACCGGCTGCATGGCATAAAAGCCGCAGAAGATACCATCAATGCCAACCTGCCCGAATGGGTATCCTACGACATCGAGAAAAATGAAAGGAAGATCAGCGACGCACGCGGGCGCCAGCTGGCTGCCATAACCGGCGGCGTACAAAGGAGCGGACAAAAGGCCATCCAATTCAGCTATATAGTCATGGCCTTGGTATTACTGGCAGCTGCCCTCGTATTCCTCTACATCATATACATTATCAGGAAGCTCATCCGCTCAGAAAAGATGCTGCGCGATACTGCCAGGATAAAGGAGAATTTCCTCGCCAATATGAGCCATGAGATCCGTACACCCATGAATGCTATTGTCGGCTTTACCCAATTGCTGGGGCAAAAGAACCTCGACAGCGATGCAAAGCACTATGTGCAAACCATCGAACGGTCGGGAGAAAACCTGCTCGCCATTGTCAACGATATCCTCGATATATCAAAGATTGAAGCTGGCATGATGCGCATCGAACATGTTCCATTCAGCCTCAGAGGCCTGATAGATTCTATTGAAACGATGGTGCAGCCAAGGGCCGCCAGTAAGGGAATACAGCTGCAGGTTGAGATCGACAATACCATACCCGATATTCTGGAAGGCGATCCTGTTCGCCTTACCCAGATACTAAACAATTTATTGGGCAATGCCCTAAAGTTCACAGAAGCCGGAACAGTATCATTGAAAGTAGCTGTTGAAGAACACCATGATAATACCGTAAAGATCAGGTTAGCCGTCAGCGATACCGGCATCGGCATTGAACCACAGAAATTGAAACATATATTCGGCCGTTTTGAACAGGCCGATGATACCATTACAAGACAATACGGAGGTACCGGCCTGGGCTTATCTATCGTTAGAGACCTGGTAGAATTGCAGGGTGGAACCATTGAGGTAGAAAGCAACCCGGGCAGCGGTACAGTGTTTTACGCGGTGATTCCTTATATTATTTCCACCAGCCAGATAGTGGACAACCTGGCTGCTGCCAGGTCGCCCTTGCCGGGTACCCCTGCTTCAAATGTAGTGGTATTGATAACCGAGGACAATGAGTTCAACCAAAGCCTGCTCATGCATATTTTCAGGAACTGGAACCTCCCGTTTGAAATTGCCAACAACGGGTTCGAAGCAATCGAAAAGCTAAAAACAAAGAAATACGACCTGGTATTGATGGATATCCAAATGCCCGTAATGGATGGCTACACAGCTGCCCGCAAGATCCGGAATGAATTGAAGTTGGATGTGCCCATCATTGCCATGACCGCTCATGCAATGCCCGGGGAAAAAGAGAAATGCCTGAGTTATGGCATGAACGATTATTTAGCCAAGCCTGTAAAGCAGGAGTTGTTGAGCGCACTGATCAGCAAATTCACCTCATTTGTACCGTCAGAGGTGAAGGAAGAAGCCCCGGAGAGTGAGACCACTTCAAACGCCTATCAGTACATTAGCCTTCAATACCTGCAGGACGTGAGTGCTGGTAATAAAGTCTACGAAAAAGAGGCCACCCGCAAATTTCTTCATGCCATCCCTCTCGAGATGGAAGCCCTGGAACTTGCTGTGTCAGCGCAAAATGAGCCCAAAGCAAAAGCGATAGCCCATAATTTAAGAACAACCATCTCTGTAATGGGCCTGAATGAATTGCTCAACCCCCTTCTCGATGAAGTGGAATATTGTAAGGGCGATTGGCAGCGCTTAAAGCACATTGTGGAGGCTATACAAGAGATCTGTTACAAAGCCTTGGCAGAAGCCAAACAATTCCATACTTCTTTATCCTGA
- a CDS encoding T9SS type A sorting domain-containing protein → MKKAIHFVFLALLCAPNCFAQTFTPGNFVVVRIGSGANVLTPGEAQPVFLDEYNPCGDLVRSIPMPVAVSGNNKRLTLPISTSDYTEGYISLSQDGTKLALAGYDADPGTAAVSSAAATAVKRVVAIIDQNGVVNTTTALSAFSSQAIRAAVINGADIWVSGGSGGIMYTTLGSTTHVQLTTTTARSLVVLNGQLYASSTSGALRITTVGTGLPVTAGQTMVNLPGLPTTGNPYQFFVVNGNSGSDVLYVAHENLLRKYSLSGGSWVSNGTIGVASDKYRAVTGQVTTSGNVRLYAIRKNDNTTAASGEIVTLLDSTGYNSDFSSLLPTVIVQSNDNNVFRSIMITPGTSVLSNSATVINKETLQKEADSLNLQLTPNAAKEKVLVTFNKEQMPHSRIVVTNAAGQIVRQVETGATQTGQVTIDVNGLTKGVYYVTLHNGKKQTTKRLLVL, encoded by the coding sequence ATGAAAAAAGCAATACACTTTGTCTTTCTCGCATTATTATGTGCCCCCAACTGCTTCGCGCAGACTTTTACGCCTGGAAATTTTGTTGTCGTAAGAATAGGTTCAGGAGCTAATGTCCTGACACCTGGAGAAGCGCAACCTGTTTTTTTAGATGAATACAATCCCTGCGGCGACCTGGTAAGAAGCATTCCTATGCCGGTAGCTGTATCGGGAAACAACAAAAGGCTTACGCTGCCGATCTCTACGAGTGATTATACGGAAGGTTATATCAGCTTATCGCAGGACGGGACCAAACTAGCACTCGCCGGCTACGATGCTGATCCGGGAACAGCTGCTGTATCTTCTGCAGCTGCCACGGCTGTGAAAAGAGTGGTGGCCATCATTGATCAAAATGGCGTTGTGAATACCACTACGGCGCTGAGCGCATTCAGCAGCCAGGCTATTCGTGCGGCAGTGATCAATGGTGCGGATATCTGGGTAAGTGGTGGATCAGGCGGCATCATGTATACTACTTTGGGCAGTACAACGCATGTACAGCTAACAACTACTACAGCCCGCTCGCTGGTGGTACTGAATGGGCAACTATATGCTTCCTCCACCTCGGGTGCATTGAGGATAACAACCGTTGGCACCGGGCTTCCTGTTACAGCAGGGCAAACCATGGTGAACCTCCCCGGTCTTCCTACTACCGGCAATCCTTATCAATTCTTTGTAGTCAATGGCAACAGCGGTTCGGACGTGCTGTATGTAGCCCATGAGAATTTGTTGAGAAAGTATTCTTTATCGGGCGGGAGCTGGGTGAGTAATGGCACCATTGGTGTAGCCTCAGACAAGTACCGGGCTGTTACCGGCCAGGTCACTACCAGCGGAAATGTACGCCTGTATGCTATCAGAAAGAATGACAATACGACTGCTGCAAGTGGAGAAATAGTCACGCTCCTTGACAGTACAGGGTACAATTCGGACTTCTCCTCCTTACTGCCCACGGTAATTGTGCAGTCGAATGACAATAATGTTTTCAGGTCAATAATGATCACGCCAGGTACATCGGTCCTATCTAACTCCGCTACTGTAATTAATAAAGAGACCCTACAAAAAGAAGCAGACTCGCTCAACCTGCAATTAACGCCCAATGCGGCAAAAGAAAAAGTACTTGTCACTTTCAACAAAGAACAAATGCCTCACTCACGCATTGTGGTGACCAATGCTGCAGGGCAAATTGTAAGGCAGGTCGAAACGGGCGCCACACAAACAGGGCAGGTTACGATCGATGTGAATGGGTTGACCAAGGGTGTTTATTATGTAACGCTCCATAATGGCAAAAAGCAAACAACGAAGCGGCTACTGGTATTGTAG
- a CDS encoding redoxin domain-containing protein — protein sequence MLPIGINAPDFELYATPQQKLRLSEFRGKKVVLAFYPADWSPVCGDQMSLYNELQKFFEMENAQLIGISVDSRWCHAAYGEQHSFYFPLLADFEPKAAVAKIYEAYDENTGECRRALYVIDESGIIRWNYLSPIGVNPGADGILNALEEIDNLKTIQQ from the coding sequence ATGTTACCAATAGGAATCAATGCACCGGATTTCGAGCTATATGCCACCCCTCAACAAAAATTAAGGTTAAGCGAATTCAGGGGAAAGAAAGTCGTCCTGGCTTTTTATCCCGCCGACTGGAGCCCTGTATGCGGCGACCAGATGAGCCTCTACAATGAATTGCAGAAGTTCTTTGAAATGGAAAATGCACAGCTGATAGGCATTTCAGTTGACAGCCGATGGTGCCATGCAGCTTATGGTGAGCAGCACAGTTTTTACTTTCCGTTGCTGGCCGATTTTGAGCCCAAGGCTGCCGTGGCCAAAATCTATGAAGCATATGATGAAAATACCGGCGAATGCAGGCGTGCGCTGTATGTAATTGACGAAAGCGGCATCATTCGCTGGAACTACCTGTCCCCCATTGGTGTTAATCCCGGCGCTGATGGTATACTGAATGCATTGGAAGAGATCGATAACTTAAAAACTATACAACAATGA
- a CDS encoding DsbA family protein has translation MTQLKPAVNSNDHIDGDINSPLELVEYGDYECPYCGRAYPIIKGIQEKLGPRLKFVFRNFPLSKVHPHAFTAAVAAEAAGQQGKFWEMHDIIFEHQRSLDDASIIRYAESIGLDMKRFEHDIQQKIHIDKVHNDFESGMRSGVNRTPSFFINGKKYEGEWEGEALLQHLKSLLMDTSIKPG, from the coding sequence ATGACACAGTTAAAGCCTGCCGTGAACAGCAATGACCACATCGATGGCGATATTAATTCACCGCTCGAACTGGTAGAATATGGAGATTACGAATGCCCTTATTGTGGTCGTGCTTATCCCATCATAAAAGGGATACAGGAAAAGCTGGGTCCGCGGTTGAAATTCGTTTTCAGAAATTTCCCCTTGTCTAAGGTCCATCCCCATGCATTTACTGCTGCCGTTGCAGCCGAAGCTGCCGGGCAACAAGGGAAGTTTTGGGAAATGCACGATATCATTTTTGAGCACCAGCGTTCATTGGACGATGCCAGTATTATCCGGTACGCAGAATCAATCGGTCTCGATATGAAGCGTTTTGAGCACGATATTCAACAAAAGATACACATTGATAAAGTGCACAATGATTTTGAAAGCGGCATGAGAAGCGGAGTCAACAGAACACCCAGCTTTTTTATTAATGGCAAAAAGTATGAAGGTGAGTGGGAAGGAGAAGCCCTGCTCCAGCACCTGAAATCCTTATTGATGGATACCTCAATAAAACCAGGATAA
- a CDS encoding bestrophin family protein → MHTGKSYKLAEFLLWTRRSICWLLLYGTIPTVLYQVFDIKWLAIPWPVVAMLGTAAAFIVGFKNVQTYNRTWEARQIWGGAMGASRAWAMMCRDYIGDADRARKIIYRHLAWLTALRYQLRAYRSWEAAEKSYNREYRKLYTIPEREVALEDELLKYITKEELESISSKNNKATQLLSLQSLALKELNTEGLLEHFRFLDMHAMLREFTSHQGKSERIKNFPYPRQYATINTFFVRLFCVLLPFALLGEFNDFNEHISGALKGYMVWLVIPFSVLISWVYTSLEQVGESTENPFEGNANDVPISQMSRAVEIDIREMLGETDLPPALQPQNDIVL, encoded by the coding sequence ATGCACACAGGAAAATCATACAAGCTGGCTGAATTCCTTCTTTGGACGCGAAGAAGCATCTGCTGGCTCCTATTGTATGGCACCATTCCAACCGTATTATACCAGGTATTCGATATTAAATGGCTGGCCATTCCCTGGCCCGTGGTTGCGATGCTGGGTACTGCCGCGGCGTTCATCGTCGGGTTTAAAAACGTACAAACCTACAATCGTACCTGGGAAGCCCGGCAGATATGGGGAGGGGCGATGGGCGCCAGCAGGGCCTGGGCCATGATGTGCCGCGACTATATTGGCGATGCCGACAGGGCCAGAAAGATCATATACCGCCATTTGGCCTGGCTTACAGCCCTGCGATACCAGCTAAGGGCCTACAGGAGTTGGGAAGCGGCTGAAAAGTCCTATAACAGAGAATATAGAAAATTGTATACAATACCCGAAAGGGAGGTGGCGCTGGAAGATGAGCTATTAAAGTATATAACAAAGGAGGAACTGGAAAGCATCTCGTCCAAAAATAATAAAGCAACCCAGTTGCTGAGCCTGCAAAGCCTGGCACTGAAAGAACTGAATACAGAAGGGCTGCTGGAACATTTCAGGTTTCTCGATATGCATGCCATGTTAAGGGAGTTTACCAGCCACCAGGGCAAAAGCGAGCGGATCAAGAACTTTCCCTATCCCAGGCAATACGCAACAATAAATACCTTTTTCGTCAGACTTTTCTGCGTACTGCTCCCATTCGCCCTGTTAGGAGAGTTCAATGATTTCAATGAGCATATTTCAGGGGCATTAAAAGGGTATATGGTTTGGTTGGTGATCCCATTCAGCGTATTGATCTCATGGGTATATACCTCCCTGGAGCAGGTGGGGGAAAGTACCGAGAATCCATTTGAAGGGAATGCCAATGATGTGCCCATATCGCAAATGAGCCGGGCTGTGGAAATAGATATCCGGGAAATGCTGGGCGAAACCGACTTGCCCCCGGCCTTGCAGCCGCAAAACGATATCGTATTATAA
- a CDS encoding DeoR/GlpR family DNA-binding transcription regulator, translating to MNTITDRHQFILKKLSEKGQVTIPQLMDEMKVSGVTIRKDLKLLEEKKLLFRTRGGGSINNPYAIERPIDEKEFIKSEEKKKIAKAALSLIGQNDSIIIASGTTVFELARQLYPSKRIIVITPALKVALELINRPNVEILQLGGLVHQSSSSTAGSFAEKVLDELSCGVLFIGVDGIDLEHGLTITNIVEASLNQKMIRLAQTVVVLADSSKFDRRGLGKICNLDQIDYIITDGEVSRETVNKIEKSGVKVIIAE from the coding sequence ATGAATACGATCACCGACAGGCACCAGTTTATACTTAAAAAGCTCTCTGAGAAGGGCCAGGTCACCATTCCGCAGCTGATGGATGAGATGAAAGTGAGCGGCGTTACTATCCGGAAAGACCTGAAACTGCTGGAGGAGAAAAAGCTGCTTTTCCGTACGCGTGGCGGAGGCTCCATCAATAATCCATACGCAATAGAGCGTCCGATAGATGAAAAGGAGTTTATTAAATCGGAGGAGAAGAAGAAAATAGCAAAAGCTGCCCTCAGTCTCATAGGCCAGAATGATTCCATCATTATTGCGTCGGGCACCACGGTATTTGAGCTGGCCCGGCAACTGTATCCCAGTAAAAGAATAATAGTTATTACCCCGGCTTTGAAAGTGGCATTGGAGTTGATCAACCGCCCGAATGTTGAAATACTTCAACTGGGAGGGCTGGTGCACCAAAGCTCTTCTTCCACGGCAGGCTCCTTCGCTGAAAAAGTACTGGACGAATTGTCCTGCGGGGTTCTTTTTATTGGCGTGGACGGGATTGACCTCGAGCACGGCCTTACCATTACCAATATTGTAGAAGCCAGCCTGAACCAAAAGATGATCAGACTGGCACAAACGGTGGTAGTGCTGGCGGACAGTTCAAAATTTGATCGCCGGGGATTGGGTAAGATCTGCAACCTGGATCAAATAGACTATATCATTACGGATGGAGAGGTAAGCAGGGAGACAGTCAATAAGATTGAAAAATCCGGCGTCAAGGTGATTATTGCAGAGTAA
- a CDS encoding SusC/RagA family TonB-linked outer membrane protein has product MKKNPRFASVRQQSNSRKLTGSWLLSLLWLLIFSVPAVAQTKRVTGKITDEQNKPLEGVSVSVKSAGSGTASNAEGNFALDVPNTPGVLVFSMVGYAGKEMAIGSSTVINVTLQKDVAGLNEVVVVGYGTQKKGNLTGSVSVIGSSQIERRPNTSTSNALQGLAPGVTVTSQTGSPGGDGGQIRIRGINSFGGSSSNPLVIIDGVAGSMDDVDVNLIESISVLKDAASSAIYGSRAANGVILITTKRAKDKLSVNYKGFVGKQTATAIPKVTDGLTYMRVFNDASMNDNGIKIYSDQNIEDFRKKYEANPKNYDWQDAILDGSGLMQNHFISLSANSGIVRVTPSLSFTDQEGIIKNTNFKRYIFRNNLDITPSKKFNIRADIAVTNRDRRQIADEGTIWNYLGRMPTNIPIRNGDKWSDGWVKINPVGYIQDGGNRKANNLEFYGNLSLNYKPVEWLSLTGLFAPRYLTSNVHTFRKSVPTYYEDGSEAGAGNTFTELTESAIRYFYGTYQFQATAQKSFGDHNFSLMGGTSRETYDEKLLSGYRRDFVYNNYEQLTAGADNATKDNNGTQNQWILISGFGRFNYDYQGKYLFEANLRYDGTSRFAGDNRWAAFPSFSAGWLISKEDFWDNMSDVVKMLKIRGSWGKLGNQNIGNSYYPFAEALSLSSVSMGGNIYQMITQTTLSNPNLRWEETEMKGIGLDANLFNKISITADYYDKKTDGILLKLNTSQLTGLASPYQNAAVVTNKGWEVSARYDDKFGEFQLGVGFNLSDVKNKIIDMKGQTSGDLLRQQEGYSINSIYGYIADGLYQTQEEINNGPVQIGTLKPGDVRYKDIAGAVDANGKSIPDGKITDADKVIIGNTIPRYTYGANLDLGWKGFRLSGFLQGVGKVDGYLNAHYVIPAANSSAIKPWQLDYWTPDNRDAALPRVSVTSTNNTQNSTLWMRSASYLRLKNIQLGYEVPATFLKKVGLQKAFIYVNGQNLFTQTKFYEGYDPEINFDAGAADGVSLGGGNYYPQVKVFTFGIDIKF; this is encoded by the coding sequence ATGAAAAAAAATCCCCGCTTTGCCTCCGTAAGGCAGCAAAGCAACTCCCGGAAACTAACCGGCAGCTGGCTACTCAGCCTGTTATGGCTCCTGATCTTCTCTGTGCCTGCCGTAGCGCAGACAAAAAGGGTTACCGGAAAAATTACTGACGAACAAAACAAACCCCTGGAAGGCGTAAGCGTCAGCGTTAAATCTGCCGGTTCTGGCACCGCCAGCAACGCAGAAGGTAATTTTGCGCTCGATGTACCCAATACCCCAGGTGTATTGGTTTTCTCGATGGTAGGCTATGCAGGGAAAGAAATGGCCATCGGCAGCTCCACCGTTATCAATGTTACACTTCAAAAAGATGTAGCGGGTTTAAATGAAGTAGTAGTGGTTGGCTATGGTACACAGAAGAAGGGCAACCTCACAGGCTCCGTTTCTGTGATCGGTAGCAGCCAGATCGAGAGACGCCCCAACACTTCCACCTCTAATGCCCTGCAGGGCCTTGCTCCCGGTGTAACCGTTACCTCTCAAACCGGTTCTCCCGGCGGAGATGGCGGGCAGATCCGCATCAGGGGTATCAACTCCTTTGGAGGGTCCAGCAGTAATCCATTGGTGATCATCGATGGGGTGGCTGGGTCAATGGACGATGTGGATGTCAATCTTATAGAATCCATCTCTGTATTAAAAGATGCTGCTTCTTCCGCTATTTACGGTTCCCGGGCTGCAAACGGAGTTATATTGATCACCACCAAAAGAGCCAAGGACAAATTGTCTGTCAACTATAAGGGATTTGTTGGCAAACAAACAGCCACAGCCATTCCCAAAGTAACAGACGGATTAACCTACATGCGTGTGTTTAACGACGCCAGCATGAATGATAATGGTATCAAGATCTACAGCGACCAGAATATTGAAGATTTCAGAAAGAAATATGAGGCCAATCCCAAAAACTACGATTGGCAGGACGCCATATTGGATGGCAGCGGTTTAATGCAGAATCATTTTATTTCATTATCAGCCAACAGCGGTATTGTTCGCGTAACTCCCTCCCTGAGTTTTACAGACCAGGAGGGGATCATTAAGAACACTAATTTCAAGCGCTATATATTCCGCAATAACCTCGATATAACCCCCAGTAAAAAGTTCAACATCAGGGCTGATATTGCCGTGACCAATAGAGACAGGCGTCAGATTGCTGATGAAGGAACCATCTGGAATTACCTGGGAAGAATGCCCACCAATATTCCCATCCGCAATGGTGATAAGTGGTCCGACGGCTGGGTAAAGATCAATCCTGTTGGCTATATTCAGGACGGCGGAAACCGTAAAGCCAATAACCTCGAGTTTTATGGTAATCTTAGCCTCAACTACAAACCTGTAGAATGGTTGTCCCTCACAGGCCTGTTTGCTCCCCGTTACTTAACCAGCAACGTTCACACATTCAGAAAAAGTGTACCTACTTATTATGAAGATGGATCAGAAGCCGGCGCGGGCAACACATTTACTGAATTGACAGAGTCCGCGATCAGGTACTTCTATGGCACCTATCAATTCCAGGCCACTGCCCAAAAAAGTTTCGGCGATCATAATTTCAGTTTAATGGGCGGAACCTCCAGGGAAACCTATGATGAGAAACTCTTATCTGGCTACAGGAGGGATTTTGTGTATAATAATTATGAACAACTGACCGCCGGTGCAGACAATGCTACGAAAGATAATAACGGCACACAGAACCAGTGGATCCTGATCTCCGGTTTTGGAAGGTTCAATTATGATTACCAGGGTAAGTACCTGTTTGAAGCCAATTTGCGGTATGATGGTACATCCCGTTTTGCTGGCGACAACCGCTGGGCAGCATTCCCTTCTTTCTCTGCAGGCTGGCTTATTTCCAAAGAAGATTTCTGGGATAATATGAGCGATGTGGTAAAGATGCTTAAGATCAGGGGATCATGGGGTAAATTAGGCAACCAGAATATTGGCAATTCCTACTATCCTTTCGCAGAAGCCTTGTCATTGAGCAGTGTGTCCATGGGTGGAAATATATACCAGATGATCACACAAACCACCCTTTCCAATCCTAATCTTCGTTGGGAAGAAACGGAAATGAAAGGCATTGGCTTGGATGCAAACCTGTTTAATAAGATATCCATAACAGCCGATTACTATGATAAGAAAACGGATGGCATCCTGCTTAAATTGAATACCTCACAGCTCACCGGACTGGCTTCACCTTACCAAAATGCCGCAGTAGTAACCAATAAAGGCTGGGAGGTTTCTGCAAGGTACGACGACAAGTTTGGCGAGTTTCAGCTGGGTGTGGGCTTCAATTTGTCTGATGTAAAGAACAAGATCATCGACATGAAAGGTCAAACTTCCGGCGATCTCTTACGTCAACAGGAAGGATATTCTATCAACTCTATTTACGGATATATAGCCGATGGCCTTTACCAAACACAGGAAGAGATCAATAATGGACCTGTGCAGATCGGAACATTAAAACCCGGTGATGTACGGTACAAGGATATTGCAGGCGCCGTTGACGCAAACGGTAAATCCATACCCGACGGTAAAATTACAGATGCTGATAAAGTGATCATCGGCAACACCATCCCTCGCTATACCTATGGTGCCAACCTCGACCTTGGATGGAAGGGCTTTCGCCTGAGCGGTTTTCTGCAAGGGGTAGGCAAAGTAGATGGTTACCTGAATGCCCATTACGTGATCCCGGCTGCCAACTCTAGCGCTATCAAACCCTGGCAATTGGATTACTGGACACCGGATAACAGGGACGCCGCATTACCACGTGTATCCGTTACTTCCACCA